The following proteins are co-located in the Verrucomicrobiota bacterium genome:
- a CDS encoding sialate O-acetylesterase, producing MRPRKIKALISVALLVFICTGSVRAELWLPSIFGDRMVLQQGQVNPVWGKANPGELITVLIDGQTLEVVADDRGDWRVQLDPMSASFDSLTLTIRASEESVRFEDVLIGEVWFCSGQSNMGWNVASSKDADLEMLTANYPYIRLFQVPRKGAAEPQIDFEAKWVACSEETVGSFSAVGYFFGRTLFQVLDVPVGLVDNAWGGSPIESWIPRDALDSSGEYSEMLEDWDRRYAEFSDEAFAREIAEFSEWVASGKPPPRRWRPTDIRTGRHRPANIWNGMVQPTVGYGLRGVIWYQGESNLRDPEQYQSLFPLFIKSLRERWGQGDFPFYWAQLADFTAEVEQPGKSNWAELREAQSMARSLPGTGEVITFDTGEGRDIHPRDKQTVSARLVRHALRNEYGIEIHEESPRFESMRIDDGAAIITFKNMKYGLYAFDTKEVQGFSIAGADGRFVWANGEILNWKTVRVWSDEVDVPVAVRYGWANNPAINLYDRVGLPVAPFRTDGEDPPLD from the coding sequence ATGAGGCCCAGGAAGATTAAGGCTCTCATCAGTGTAGCTCTTTTGGTTTTTATTTGTACCGGGTCAGTCCGTGCGGAGCTCTGGTTGCCGAGTATATTTGGCGACCGCATGGTCCTGCAGCAGGGGCAGGTGAATCCGGTTTGGGGGAAAGCGAACCCGGGCGAGCTGATTACTGTCTTAATCGACGGACAGACTCTTGAGGTTGTTGCCGATGATCGTGGTGATTGGCGTGTCCAACTAGACCCAATGAGTGCCAGCTTCGACTCGCTGACTCTGACCATTCGGGCGTCAGAAGAGAGTGTTCGTTTCGAAGACGTCTTGATTGGTGAGGTGTGGTTCTGTTCAGGGCAGTCGAATATGGGCTGGAATGTGGCGTCGTCAAAGGACGCGGATCTGGAAATGCTTACTGCGAATTATCCCTATATCCGTTTATTTCAGGTTCCCAGAAAGGGCGCCGCGGAACCGCAGATTGATTTCGAAGCCAAGTGGGTCGCTTGCTCGGAGGAGACGGTGGGCTCTTTTTCCGCGGTCGGGTATTTTTTCGGTCGAACTCTGTTTCAGGTGCTCGATGTTCCTGTTGGTCTGGTCGATAATGCTTGGGGAGGCTCGCCAATCGAATCCTGGATTCCTCGTGATGCCCTTGATTCATCGGGCGAGTATTCGGAAATGCTGGAAGATTGGGACAGGCGTTACGCAGAGTTCTCGGATGAAGCTTTTGCTCGAGAGATTGCGGAGTTCAGTGAATGGGTGGCTTCGGGGAAACCGCCCCCGCGCCGTTGGCGTCCAACAGACATTCGAACGGGTCGGCACCGGCCCGCCAATATTTGGAATGGAATGGTGCAACCGACGGTTGGGTATGGTTTGCGTGGGGTGATTTGGTATCAAGGGGAGAGTAACCTTCGAGATCCTGAGCAGTATCAATCGTTATTTCCCCTGTTCATTAAGAGCTTGCGCGAGCGATGGGGGCAGGGTGACTTTCCGTTCTACTGGGCGCAGCTCGCCGACTTTACAGCGGAGGTTGAGCAGCCTGGCAAGAGTAACTGGGCTGAACTTCGGGAAGCGCAGTCGATGGCTCGGTCACTACCCGGAACAGGGGAGGTCATTACCTTTGATACAGGTGAGGGGCGCGACATCCATCCCAGAGACAAACAAACGGTCTCGGCGCGACTGGTCCGCCATGCGTTGAGGAATGAATACGGAATCGAGATCCATGAAGAAAGTCCACGCTTTGAATCGATGCGAATCGATGACGGCGCGGCAATCATCACATTTAAGAATATGAAGTATGGTCTCTATGCTTTTGATACAAAAGAGGTGCAGGGTTTCTCGATCGCTGGAGCGGACGGTAGATTTGTCTGGGCCAACGGCGAGATTTTAAATTGGAAAACAGTCCGGGTTTGGTCTGATGAGGTGGATGTTCCCGTTGCTGTGCGATACGGTTGGGCGAATAACCCTGCTATCAATCTTTATGATCGGGTAGGGCTGCCAGTCGCACCGTTTCGAACCGATGGTGAAGATCCGCCTTTAGATTGA
- a CDS encoding Gfo/Idh/MocA family oxidoreductase translates to MKRREFINASATAAAGTFLLPRFSIGQPGRSANSKVNVGWIGVGGIGQYGLRRSLNENIVAVCDVDWRANPSGFEKRAALKHAQMVPNAKRFNDFRRMLDQMGDEIDAVAISTPDHTHFAMAMDAMQRGKHVFVQKPLAHSVDQVRTLQDAAKEYQVKTVMGNQGHCFEGAHRIVEWVKKGIVGEVEEVHCWTDRPRLPWFAFRPLPVETGPVPEDVDWDLWQGPVPETEFSDDYMPLRWRAFWKYGCGALGDIGCHTLDAPFWALDLGYPDKVEIAEMDRWENTDYTPRGAHVIYHFPSKGDRKAVRVHWYEGKFRPDKLEGMDELPKNGMYMKGSKETIYHENIRPESPRLWPSERMREYRDVLKEKTIPRSHTGDPHTDLWSAIRGEIDECGSNFDYAAPLTETVLLGSMAIRANETITWDSETMECSSPLAQQWIKEPVRAGWEYSLE, encoded by the coding sequence ATGAAACGAAGAGAATTTATCAATGCTTCAGCGACAGCAGCGGCCGGAACCTTTCTACTCCCTCGTTTTTCGATCGGTCAGCCTGGTCGATCGGCAAACTCGAAAGTCAATGTCGGCTGGATCGGAGTGGGTGGTATTGGACAATACGGTCTTCGACGCAGCCTGAACGAGAACATTGTCGCCGTTTGCGATGTGGATTGGCGGGCCAACCCGAGTGGCTTTGAAAAAAGGGCTGCTCTCAAGCACGCGCAGATGGTTCCCAACGCAAAGCGGTTCAACGATTTTCGCAGAATGCTGGATCAGATGGGAGATGAGATCGATGCGGTTGCTATTTCGACTCCGGACCATACGCACTTTGCGATGGCTATGGACGCAATGCAGCGCGGGAAGCATGTCTTTGTCCAGAAACCGCTTGCGCACAGTGTCGATCAAGTGAGGACTCTTCAGGATGCGGCCAAAGAGTACCAAGTTAAGACCGTGATGGGTAATCAAGGGCACTGTTTCGAGGGCGCGCACCGGATTGTTGAGTGGGTCAAGAAGGGTATCGTTGGAGAGGTCGAGGAAGTGCACTGCTGGACAGATCGGCCTCGTTTGCCTTGGTTCGCCTTCAGACCACTGCCTGTCGAGACCGGGCCAGTGCCCGAGGATGTCGATTGGGACCTTTGGCAGGGCCCGGTGCCGGAAACCGAATTCAGTGATGATTACATGCCCTTACGGTGGCGGGCTTTTTGGAAGTACGGTTGCGGAGCGCTTGGAGATATCGGTTGTCACACCTTGGATGCTCCATTCTGGGCACTGGACCTCGGCTATCCGGATAAAGTTGAAATCGCAGAAATGGATCGTTGGGAAAACACCGATTATACACCGCGAGGTGCCCATGTGATTTATCATTTCCCTTCCAAAGGTGATCGTAAGGCGGTAAGGGTCCATTGGTATGAGGGCAAGTTTCGTCCAGACAAGTTGGAGGGGATGGACGAACTTCCCAAAAATGGGATGTATATGAAAGGCAGTAAAGAAACCATTTACCACGAGAATATACGTCCGGAATCTCCTCGTCTCTGGCCTTCTGAGCGGATGAGGGAGTATCGTGACGTGCTCAAGGAAAAGACAATTCCCCGCTCTCATACGGGCGACCCGCATACAGACCTGTGGTCGGCAATTCGTGGTGAAATTGATGAGTGCGGATCCAATTTTGATTATGCTGCTCCTTTGACTGAGACGGTGTTGCTGGGGAGCATGGCGATTCGTGCAAACGAGACGATTACCTGGGATTCCGAAACGATGGAATGCTCCAGCCCACTGGCTCAGCAATGGATTAAGGAGCCTGTCCGGGCAGGATGGGAGTACAGCCTCGAATGA
- a CDS encoding MaoC family dehydratase, which translates to MPEKTPPESHSSIKQYNTEDWMYEDFIIGQKDRSIRRTISEGEAMQFNAMVLDMHPYVGDETFAKEEGLFGKRLVAGAQVFAYGLGLMANNNVHTFSYGYDKLRFIKPVFIGDTIYTIRTHLEKRPKYKEMGLIRVSYEVFKGKGELALYAEHLQTVKYRNPADFAKQIG; encoded by the coding sequence ATGCCAGAAAAGACACCCCCTGAGAGCCATTCTTCCATTAAGCAATACAACACAGAAGACTGGATGTATGAGGATTTCATCATCGGTCAGAAGGACCGCTCGATCCGGCGCACTATCTCCGAGGGAGAGGCCATGCAATTCAACGCCATGGTACTCGATATGCATCCTTACGTAGGCGATGAGACCTTTGCAAAAGAAGAGGGATTGTTCGGTAAGCGCCTCGTCGCTGGTGCCCAGGTTTTTGCTTATGGATTAGGACTCATGGCAAACAACAACGTGCACACCTTTAGCTACGGCTACGATAAACTGCGCTTCATAAAGCCGGTGTTCATTGGAGATACTATTTACACCATCCGCACCCATCTCGAAAAACGTCCAAAATATAAGGAAATGGGCCTTATTCGCGTTAGCTATGAGGTGTTCAAAGGCAAAGGTGAGCTCGCGCTCTATGCCGAACACCTGCAAACCGTGAAGTACCGGAACCCCGCAGACTTTGCCAAACAGATCGGTTAA
- a CDS encoding Gfo/Idh/MocA family oxidoreductase yields the protein MKRRKFIQSSLAAGGSILLLPSRVWSNPSKNETMQIGLIGSGRMGCANMRGILASGIKPEINARVVAVCDPDSKRTENARMICEAFYKERGEAKVEITEFKDHRDLIADPSIDAVVIATQDRWHALQGIAAANSGKHIFMQKPLTYSIPEGIALVEAVRRNGVTLQVGSQQRSSVYFRTVCNIVRNEWLGKVEEIVVEVPTDKGNQAYVEMPVPDHLDYQLWLGPASYTPYSELGVHSQTINAERRYVGRPGWLQREDFCLGMITGWGSHMYDIAQWGIGTDMTGGPIEIKATGEFPDRGIFNVHVGYEGEALYENGIVLRSRNGNAGVTFKMENGEAGCWREGFYCSDKELLRRKPTESEVSLYESKWHEYDFLKAAREGRDGICPVEGGHRTNTICVLHHISMKLGGRKLNWDPRTEQIIGDPEASAMMHPPMRGHWNLAQV from the coding sequence ATGAAACGCAGAAAATTTATTCAAAGCTCTCTCGCTGCTGGTGGTTCGATCCTGCTCCTTCCATCCCGTGTTTGGTCGAATCCTTCGAAGAACGAAACCATGCAAATCGGCCTGATTGGCTCCGGACGCATGGGTTGTGCCAACATGCGTGGAATATTGGCAAGCGGGATCAAGCCGGAGATCAATGCCAGAGTTGTTGCTGTCTGTGACCCTGATAGCAAGCGAACGGAGAACGCTCGTATGATCTGCGAGGCGTTTTACAAGGAGAGGGGTGAAGCAAAAGTGGAGATCACGGAATTTAAGGACCACCGGGATCTCATCGCGGACCCCTCCATTGATGCTGTGGTCATTGCTACTCAGGATCGCTGGCATGCGTTGCAAGGAATTGCCGCTGCGAATTCGGGTAAGCACATCTTCATGCAAAAGCCTTTGACCTACTCGATTCCTGAGGGGATTGCTCTTGTGGAGGCGGTTCGCCGCAACGGGGTCACGCTCCAAGTCGGATCACAACAGCGGTCGAGTGTTTATTTTCGGACCGTCTGCAATATTGTTCGGAACGAATGGCTCGGGAAAGTCGAAGAGATCGTTGTTGAAGTGCCTACCGATAAAGGAAATCAGGCGTATGTCGAAATGCCAGTGCCGGACCACTTGGACTATCAACTCTGGCTCGGTCCGGCATCATATACTCCATACTCTGAATTGGGCGTTCATTCGCAAACAATCAACGCGGAGCGGAGATACGTCGGGCGTCCGGGATGGCTGCAGCGTGAGGATTTTTGTCTCGGCATGATTACGGGTTGGGGCTCGCACATGTATGATATTGCACAGTGGGGTATCGGTACAGACATGACAGGAGGTCCCATAGAGATAAAGGCGACCGGCGAGTTTCCCGACCGCGGCATCTTCAATGTGCACGTTGGTTACGAGGGTGAGGCTCTTTACGAGAACGGCATTGTTTTGCGTTCAAGGAATGGAAACGCTGGAGTTACGTTTAAGATGGAAAATGGGGAAGCAGGCTGCTGGCGTGAAGGGTTCTATTGCAGTGATAAAGAGCTTCTTCGTCGCAAACCGACCGAAAGTGAAGTGTCGCTGTATGAGAGCAAATGGCATGAGTATGATTTCTTAAAAGCAGCGCGTGAGGGCAGAGACGGTATCTGCCCGGTCGAAGGTGGCCACCGCACCAACACCATTTGTGTTCTGCACCACATCTCGATGAAGCTAGGCGGGCGGAAATTGAATTGGGATCCGAGAACGGAACAAATCATCGGTGACCCTGAGGCTTCCGCGATGATGCATCCGCCGATGCGGGGCCACTGGAACCTTGCACAGGTTTGA
- a CDS encoding PmoA family protein — MRRSGLLLVLTFPFFIAAGDETVSLEVGGKELVTYQALPLSDHYKGDLFRGSNFIHPLKTPSGFIVTESAPKTDHPHHFGLWWPWKHIEVEGRQVLCWELQRGDGIVEARGAKMVPNGLIGESVYIDRKAPDGPIVRLKEKTKVAVSELVETPASGYFVDLEISQQTSDGETVVVTPYRYSGFAMRGSPIWAGTSTYLTSEGIGRAGSNTSRARWVRIEGPTGIDDERAGVLLMSHPKNQSHPEHLRTWEKGKVFVNFNTVQKEPWVLEPDKSYLRRYRLFVFDGSISADEAERLWEKYADGE; from the coding sequence ATGCGACGCAGCGGATTGCTCCTCGTTCTCACCTTTCCCTTTTTTATCGCGGCGGGGGACGAGACTGTTTCGCTTGAAGTCGGTGGCAAGGAGCTGGTCACCTATCAGGCACTCCCGCTTTCAGATCACTACAAGGGTGACCTCTTTCGGGGCAGTAACTTTATTCATCCGCTGAAGACCCCGTCCGGTTTCATCGTTACCGAATCCGCACCCAAGACTGATCATCCGCATCATTTCGGACTTTGGTGGCCATGGAAGCATATTGAAGTGGAGGGCCGACAGGTTCTTTGCTGGGAGCTGCAAAGGGGTGACGGGATCGTAGAGGCGAGGGGTGCGAAGATGGTCCCGAACGGGCTGATCGGGGAGAGTGTATACATCGATCGTAAAGCACCCGATGGTCCAATTGTTCGGCTAAAGGAAAAAACCAAAGTGGCCGTGTCCGAATTGGTGGAGACCCCTGCTTCCGGGTATTTTGTCGATCTAGAGATTTCCCAACAGACTTCTGACGGCGAGACAGTTGTTGTGACTCCCTACCGGTATAGTGGATTTGCAATGCGCGGCAGTCCAATTTGGGCGGGAACCAGCACCTATCTCACAAGTGAAGGGATCGGTCGGGCTGGTTCGAACACCTCGAGAGCACGGTGGGTGAGGATCGAAGGACCTACGGGCATCGATGATGAGCGTGCCGGGGTGCTCTTAATGAGTCATCCAAAGAATCAATCCCACCCTGAGCATTTGCGCACCTGGGAGAAGGGGAAAGTCTTCGTCAATTTTAACACCGTGCAAAAAGAGCCTTGGGTTCTGGAGCCCGATAAGTCTTATCTGCGTCGATACAGGCTCTTCGTTTTCGATGGATCGATTTCGGCTGATGAGGCTGAACGCCTATGGGAAAAGTACGCCGACGGAGAGTAG
- a CDS encoding sulfatase-like hydrolase/transferase: MCERTTQAALLLGTALGLLMISVDRLPAAQPTVLSQSKPNILWIITDDHRYDSIRAFNEAITGEEMSPLGYVESPNTDRLAEMGTTFINTYCQAQGCAPSRASMHYGRYPHRSGLYEFEWFNDQVEHAELSVPEQMALLGYQTFHVGKMGVRVRTTHPNGRFGGKQKYEQSVFHHPLWLDGLTDWRNTGTISEVDGVKVPNPGRGEWFMTPEGDWEVTASFLNEVPGLEDHNRTIDEKYDILRKYKSPKDHAYGSGEIIGGVSPLPCGETRDGVYNQQLIRFLENQDKKMKIGSQSFTGVDPSRPLMAYIGYDFPHTPVLPPKSFRDRFANKRYEIPEVDPDEFDKLPPQLQKLVRGSASDHYSEEDKQQMVQDYYAFCAYGDALIGEAVDAFIEYSESQRQEWMILYVCGDHGWRLNEHGAIYKFAPWKTDALTPVIVVSSDKETFPAGKVVTELTELVDLAPTIIAAGGGNLDSPEFEYLDGFDLAKVVSGDIRRDYVIKESHAVTGPRATIRTQDYMFSIKSRPRNRMGGENMNWAMNATYKQLEPVLYDLQRDPEELNNVAFDSRYRRIAEAMREKLLDIVIGDGRVEVDWKQDGSGTEIVRSNFAPGADDKELSL, from the coding sequence ATGTGTGAGCGAACTACCCAAGCCGCCCTCTTATTAGGCACTGCCCTCGGTCTACTGATGATTTCAGTCGATCGGTTACCTGCCGCTCAGCCGACTGTTTTGAGTCAGTCGAAGCCAAACATCCTCTGGATCATTACCGACGATCATCGCTACGACTCGATTCGTGCCTTCAACGAGGCGATTACGGGAGAGGAAATGAGCCCTCTTGGCTATGTTGAGTCTCCGAATACAGATCGTCTCGCGGAGATGGGGACCACCTTTATCAACACTTATTGCCAGGCGCAGGGTTGTGCACCGTCCCGTGCCTCGATGCACTACGGCCGTTACCCACATCGAAGCGGCCTTTACGAGTTTGAGTGGTTCAATGATCAGGTCGAACACGCCGAGCTCTCGGTTCCGGAGCAAATGGCACTCCTCGGCTATCAGACTTTTCATGTGGGCAAAATGGGCGTTCGCGTTCGCACAACCCATCCAAACGGTCGATTCGGAGGGAAACAGAAGTACGAGCAAAGTGTATTTCACCATCCCCTTTGGCTCGATGGACTTACCGACTGGCGCAACACCGGAACCATCTCCGAAGTCGATGGCGTCAAGGTCCCCAATCCAGGTCGCGGTGAATGGTTCATGACGCCCGAAGGTGACTGGGAAGTGACCGCTTCGTTCCTCAATGAGGTCCCGGGGCTCGAAGATCACAACCGCACGATCGACGAGAAATACGACATCCTCCGCAAGTACAAGTCGCCGAAAGATCATGCGTATGGATCCGGTGAAATCATCGGTGGCGTCAGTCCCCTGCCCTGCGGTGAAACCCGCGATGGCGTCTATAACCAGCAACTGATTCGCTTTCTCGAAAACCAGGATAAAAAGATGAAGATCGGATCACAGTCTTTTACGGGAGTTGATCCATCGAGACCCCTAATGGCCTACATCGGATATGACTTCCCGCACACTCCGGTCCTCCCGCCCAAGTCGTTCCGCGACCGCTTTGCAAACAAACGATACGAGATCCCTGAAGTGGATCCGGATGAATTTGATAAACTCCCGCCGCAGCTTCAGAAACTGGTGAGAGGCAGCGCCTCCGATCACTACAGCGAGGAAGACAAGCAACAGATGGTCCAGGATTATTACGCGTTCTGCGCCTACGGCGACGCTCTCATCGGCGAGGCCGTCGACGCCTTTATTGAATACAGTGAATCGCAACGGCAGGAATGGATGATTCTCTACGTCTGTGGCGACCACGGGTGGCGTCTCAACGAACACGGTGCCATCTACAAGTTTGCTCCTTGGAAGACCGATGCCCTTACTCCAGTGATCGTTGTGTCGTCAGACAAAGAGACATTCCCCGCCGGTAAGGTGGTCACCGAATTGACTGAGCTGGTCGATCTTGCTCCAACGATCATCGCTGCCGGAGGGGGGAACTTAGATAGCCCTGAATTCGAATACCTCGACGGCTTCGATTTGGCCAAGGTGGTTTCTGGTGATATTCGCCGTGACTACGTAATCAAGGAAAGCCACGCCGTGACGGGTCCACGTGCCACCATCCGTACGCAGGATTACATGTTCTCTATCAAGTCCCGTCCCCGCAACAGGATGGGTGGGGAGAACATGAACTGGGCGATGAACGCCACCTACAAACAGTTGGAACCCGTTCTTTACGATCTTCAACGGGATCCCGAAGAATTGAACAACGTCGCCTTTGATTCGAGATATCGCCGGATCGCTGAAGCGATGAGGGAAAAACTACTCGATATCGTAATCGGAGACGGACGTGTTGAAGTAGACTGGAAACAGGACGGCAGCGGGACCGAAATCGTTCGTAGCAATTTTGCGCCCGGCGCAGACGACAAAGAGCTTTCACTCTAA
- a CDS encoding sigma-70 family RNA polymerase sigma factor produces the protein MPTGVTDSFHKIVDDFYQGLYRFALSLSKNEHQACDLTQQTFAIYAEKHDTLRDISKVKSWLYTTLYREFLRQNRRNQRSEVRDPEVIENTVSNPEAPDTDHLDEKRVLAALDRLEETFRMPLVMFYLRNHSYAEISEILDIPIGTVMSRLSRGKARLKKIFLEETDLEIE, from the coding sequence ATGCCGACCGGAGTGACCGATTCTTTCCACAAGATTGTGGATGACTTTTACCAGGGCCTCTATCGGTTCGCTCTTAGCCTGTCAAAAAACGAACACCAAGCATGCGATCTCACCCAACAGACTTTTGCAATATACGCAGAGAAACACGACACGCTGAGGGATATCTCGAAGGTGAAGTCCTGGCTTTACACTACACTTTACCGTGAATTTCTCCGCCAAAACCGCCGTAATCAGCGCTCTGAGGTCAGAGACCCAGAGGTTATTGAAAACACCGTATCAAACCCGGAGGCTCCGGACACCGATCACCTCGACGAAAAACGGGTTCTGGCCGCCCTTGATCGCTTGGAAGAGACTTTCCGCATGCCTTTAGTCATGTTTTATCTGCGCAATCACTCCTATGCGGAAATCTCGGAGATCCTCGATATACCGATTGGAACGGTAATGTCCCGTCTGTCCCGTGGTAAAGCTCGTCTTAAGAAGATATTTTTGGAAGAAACGGATTTGGAAATCGAATGA
- a CDS encoding SelT/SelW/SelH family protein, with protein sequence MSDRKKPVVTIEYCPGCRWLLRSSWMSQELLSTFEPDLEGVLLKPSEEGGRFQISIDGTTVWDRVADGGFPGIKELKQRVRDFIDPSKDLGHLDGK encoded by the coding sequence ATGTCTGACCGCAAGAAACCCGTCGTCACTATTGAATACTGCCCGGGGTGCCGTTGGTTGCTACGGTCTTCGTGGATGAGCCAGGAGCTCCTCAGCACGTTCGAACCGGATCTCGAAGGGGTATTGCTCAAACCGAGTGAGGAGGGAGGGCGTTTTCAGATATCAATCGACGGAACTACCGTCTGGGATCGGGTTGCAGACGGAGGATTTCCAGGAATCAAGGAGCTCAAGCAACGCGTCCGGGACTTCATTGATCCCAGCAAAGATCTAGGACACTTAGACGGGAAGTGA
- a CDS encoding alpha-L-fucosidase, with protein MAETIPDSTIITDLSSAEGAGAQRLSIQKLKEYMQWEFGMFIHWGMSTFDQNELSACEPIDTYDPTDLNVDEWISVARDAGMRYAVLTAKHVAGHALWPSQFGDYSVKNSKETTDVVGAFVNACREKGIKVGIYYCAWDNTNLFGMQVTRDWKEYGYGVTHTNDAYREFMWNQCDELIDHYDPDLFWIDMPRVLPYDKRHELYERITSRKPGIFCGYNHSCQNGTKFDPTFAHPSDFMTMERTFPNYYNGHGKKSYFQWKEILGDHYFIPGETNDTIGRDWFYQDDDLARNDQDLLGMYLATVGREANFLLNCPPDKRGRMPQRWIDALQSLRSNIDLLGFG; from the coding sequence ATGGCCGAAACCATCCCCGACTCAACCATCATTACCGATCTATCCTCTGCAGAGGGTGCAGGCGCACAGCGTTTGAGTATTCAAAAACTCAAGGAATACATGCAGTGGGAATTTGGCATGTTCATTCACTGGGGCATGTCAACATTCGACCAAAACGAACTCAGCGCCTGCGAGCCAATCGACACCTACGATCCGACCGACCTAAATGTTGACGAATGGATCTCTGTGGCAAGAGACGCAGGTATGCGTTACGCCGTACTCACTGCCAAGCATGTGGCCGGGCATGCACTTTGGCCCAGTCAATTTGGCGACTACTCCGTCAAGAACAGCAAAGAAACCACCGATGTCGTCGGCGCGTTTGTCAATGCCTGTCGTGAAAAGGGCATCAAGGTCGGCATTTATTACTGCGCATGGGACAATACGAACCTCTTCGGCATGCAAGTCACCAGAGACTGGAAGGAGTACGGTTACGGAGTCACCCATACAAACGATGCTTACCGCGAGTTTATGTGGAACCAGTGCGACGAGCTGATCGATCACTATGATCCCGACCTCTTCTGGATCGATATGCCACGGGTCCTCCCCTACGACAAACGTCACGAGCTCTACGAGCGAATCACTTCCAGAAAGCCCGGGATCTTCTGCGGCTACAATCACTCCTGCCAAAACGGCACCAAGTTCGACCCGACCTTCGCGCACCCGTCCGACTTCATGACGATGGAGCGGACGTTCCCAAACTACTACAATGGCCACGGGAAAAAGTCTTACTTCCAGTGGAAAGAAATACTTGGCGATCACTATTTCATACCCGGAGAAACGAACGACACGATTGGTCGAGACTGGTTCTACCAAGACGATGACCTCGCCCGAAACGATCAGGACCTTCTCGGCATGTACTTGGCAACCGTTGGTCGGGAGGCCAATTTTCTTCTCAATTGCCCTCCCGATAAACGTGGTCGAATGCCGCAGCGCTGGATAGATGCGCTCCAAAGCCTCCGCAGTAATATCGACCTGCTGGGATTCGGCTAA
- a CDS encoding AraC family transcriptional regulator, whose product MNIYDSCDGLIASVYTYSPSGTYGPRVHSDLRLVYNYTGSCDVRIDDAWHHVGTGEMIFLLPGTEEEYRYDKKRKSRCGWCAALNPQPQDQVCQMLRDLPAVHSFSGRFQKLAALAEDLYPASSTGEREVYDAIVEAMFREFFRIAGYQKEAPVHPAVEAARRTIERDFGESLDVAAIAHRSGVSPQHLVRLFKQQLKTTPTRLLWETRCESAARMLQDTGFSAGEIAYRCGFSNPNHFSRVFKIHHEGVPPSAFRRRSWGAES is encoded by the coding sequence ATGAACATTTATGATTCCTGTGATGGGTTGATTGCATCCGTCTACACCTACAGTCCGAGTGGGACGTATGGCCCGCGGGTGCATTCTGATCTGCGATTGGTCTATAATTACACGGGTTCGTGTGACGTGCGGATTGACGATGCATGGCATCACGTGGGTACGGGTGAGATGATCTTTCTACTTCCGGGAACCGAGGAGGAGTATCGATACGATAAAAAGCGCAAATCCCGTTGTGGATGGTGCGCTGCCTTAAACCCCCAACCACAGGATCAGGTTTGCCAGATGTTGAGAGATTTGCCGGCTGTCCATTCGTTCAGCGGTCGCTTTCAAAAACTTGCGGCATTGGCTGAGGATCTCTATCCGGCGAGTTCGACTGGCGAGAGAGAGGTTTATGATGCCATTGTGGAAGCGATGTTTCGTGAATTTTTTCGCATTGCAGGTTACCAGAAGGAGGCCCCAGTCCATCCTGCAGTGGAAGCCGCCCGACGGACAATTGAAAGAGATTTTGGCGAGTCCTTGGACGTTGCGGCCATTGCTCATCGATCAGGCGTCAGTCCACAACACTTGGTCCGTTTGTTTAAGCAGCAGCTAAAAACGACACCGACCCGTTTATTATGGGAAACACGTTGTGAAAGTGCTGCCCGTATGTTGCAGGATACCGGTTTCAGCGCGGGGGAAATTGCCTACCGTTGTGGCTTTTCCAACCCAAATCACTTTTCTCGTGTATTTAAGATTCATCATGAGGGCGTTCCGCCTTCTGCTTTCCGTCGTCGGTCTTGGGGAGCTGAATCTTGA